TTACAGCAGTCCTcctgcagagccagggcaccgagcagggcaggctgcagaCCCGCAGGGTTGCTCCTGTCCCAGGGGGGCTTTGCCCCTTCCAGCCGAATAGCATGGCTTGGCTCTGAGCGGCCGGGCGCGCGTGCAGCCGCGCACGCTGAGGAAGGATGTGGGCTTTCCTGGCCCAGCTGCTGATCGCGCTGGTGCTGCTGGCCTTCTTTCTGGTCAGCTGCCAGAACGTCATGCACATCGTCAGGGGCTCTGTTCGCTTTCTGCTCAAACACGCCCACCGCGAGCTGGACAAGGAGCTCGGGGAGAGCCAGGGGCTGGCGGATGACGAGGAGGCTCTCTCCACCAGGGTCGTCCGCCGGCGCGTCCTCGTGAAGGTAACGAGCAGGGAGCTGAGAGACCAACCccctgggcagaggcagaggagagcagtgaggggacagggcagggtgggaggcAGAGGCCGTGGGGTGCGTGGTTAGGTGGACTGTTCCGCTTGCAAAGGGGCTCCGCTCACCCCGCCGAAATGCCCTGATGTCCCTCCTGTCACCGCAGGGGAACGAAGTCCTTCATCTCCCCGGCCAGCAGGTGACTGAGGAGCAGTTCACAGATGATCAAGGCAATATCATCACCAAGAAGGTGAGTGATCAAAGGCATGCCGCAGCCTTCGTCCTCTCCCCTCCGCCcggctgccctcctcctccctgcgtCCCGCCATCTTCGGTTACGGTCACAACGCTTCTCCGGCCAGACCCTGCGCACGGGACAGGGGCTGCACGTTGTGTGGGGTTCGGGGCCAAAGTGGGCGAGGAGGGAGGCTTGGTGCCCCGGGGCTAGCTGTGATGCCCAGCTGCGTGGGTCTCCGCAGGTCATCCGGAAAGTGGTGCATCAGCTGGGTCCTGGTGATGCAGAtgacaggcaggagcaggaggagctgatgCTGGAGGGCTCCCTGCAGGAGCCCCAAGACCTGGAGGCTGAGGACGATCACTTCATGAAATACTCCATCCTGCACCGAGACGGTCTGGGGGCCAAGGTACAGTGTGGCTCAGAGCCCTCCCTTGCAGGCACCCTGCCCAGGGCCAGCACCACCTCTGCGGGACTCGCAGGCTCTGGGGCTCCGCCACCCTCTGTCCTTTCTTCTGCCCTGTTCTCCTCTCCTGTTTCCCCACTAAGGCTTCCAGGGGCAGCTCTTGCCCACTGCACCGGTCTTCTTGCTCGGTGTCTTCTGCCAACTGActctgcctttccctctcctgtccttttctgtttgtctgtctgATCACCTGGGTGATGTCCTGCTTCCTGCCCCTGCGGCTTCCTCAGGAGGAGGTGCGAGTGCGTGTCCCGAAACCAGAGGTCTCCGGGGGCAGGATGGGGGCTCAGATAGTGAAACGAGCCAGCCTGAAAAGGGGGAAGCAGTGACCCCTCAAATGGCCTCTTTTGAGGTAACCCCACCTTTGCTCTTCCTTCTATCCCAGCTCCccgtgctgctgcctgcactgagCTGCTGGTCATGCCCAACCTCCCGGGGAAAAGTGTAACAGGGCTGTGCCCAGCTCTCAGCCTGCAGAGAGGAGTTGCTGCGCTGCCACAAAATGCTGAGGGTGGGCAGCGGCGTGCCCCTGCCGCTATCCCACTCCCGGCCCCAGGTGCAATGGGCACGGGGTGCCCGCTCTGCTGTGGCCACAGTGCCAGGGGCTGCTACTGCAGTCACAGCACCCTGGGTACTCGGGGTAAGGGTCCCCAGTGTCAGGGCCATGGGATTGTTATTCCCGGTTATGCTGGGCTACAGCAGAGGGATGATCTTTAACCAAAACCACTCCGGGGAGCGGATAGCGTTTGCGTGGGGTCTGAGCAGAGCTGTCCCCTTCGTGCACTGAGCACTAACCGTGCAGCCTTGCGGTGCCCCTGCCTCCCTTTCCCACGGGGTTGCAGCCGGGCACCGGCAGAGCCGTGAGCCAGATGAGGGGTGTCACAGCTTTCCTGGGCCATGTTCTGCTGCCTCCGCTCgcagcactgctgctgggagATGCAAGAGGCTGCCACTGCCAGCCACGCATCGTGGCACGAGAGGGCGGCAGTGAGGTCTGCTGAAGCTCCCGTGACCAGGAAAGGGGGTGCAGGCCACGGCAGGATGCtgctggtgggcagcagggaTGCAGGAGTGGCAGGGGGTAGGAACATGATGCTTGTAGGGGTTGAGGGCAGGGGACCCGTCTTTCGCCCAGGACATTTCTTCCATTGAGCCCCAGAGTGAGCACTGGATCATCCCTTGAGTCTCGCGcattccctgctcccccccccccaccttccctgTTGAGTGGGATTTAGACCAGGCTCCGGGCTCGGCACAGCACACTTGGACGCAGCTGCATCATTGTTTTCTGCACCCTCGCTGCTGAGCTGGCAGCGCAGCACttgggggaaggggctgcacGCCTGCTCCCCCGCTGCCAGGCGCTGCCTGAGCCGGGGAGGAGGCTGCCAAGCAGCGGCGGTTGGTCCTCTGGCCTCTGCTGTACATGCATGGCTGCGTCTGTCCGTctgtcctccctctccctcctctctccgcCGAGTTCGTCGGCTCTCTGCGGGTGCACGACAGTCAAGAGGCTTGTGCTTGCGGGCACGTGTTCATGCAGACCGTGTCCCCGCACCTACCGCCTGCCTCGCTCCCCAGACGGTTGCTCTTGCTGTTCTCTGGAGCGCGTGAAAGTGTGTGAAACGGTGTGCGATAGGAATGTACGGGGTCTTCCCCGCTGCTGTGAGAGCGCGGTGCAGTCGGTCACCCCAGCTGGATGGGGGCTCAGGGCTGGCCTTTTCTCTCCCAGAGCCtacagcagccctgccagcgCCTTCCCAGTGCCACACTGCGTTTGGCGCAGCTCAGCTTCTGCTTATTGCTGCTCTCTGTGAGCTGGGACAGCACCACTAATACCATCTATGCCGTTGCTGCTGGTTCTAGGCAGGCACAGATGCTCAGTCACTGTCTCTCTTGACACTCCCCAAAACTCGTCTCGCGGTAGCTGGGCAGGATGGGTGCATGTGGGACAAGCACAGGGTGCAGAAGGGGCTGGGACTGCCACGCGCCTGGCTGGCCCCAGCCTTTCTCCCGGCTGTGCCACCACGAATGCCTGGTAACCCCGTCTCTGTCTCTCCCCGTGTCTCTCCAGGATCTCACCTCAACACCAAACCACTGAACTCCACACATGTTCTGACACATACctgagaagagaggagaggaaagcagagagtggaggggagcagggctggctgtaCATGTTTCTATAGGCTAATGGCATGATTTCTGTATGAGACATACTTACCGTCCTATCCGCATGACTGACTGACTGCAAGACGCATGAGCTACAGTACTTAAAACTGACGGAGGGGCCTCCGTCCCTGCCCCACTGCTGCCAGGAgcccagagacagcagcacgcACCGGGGGCATCCTCTCACCTCCTCCGGGAGGCAAGAGCCGGactggcagagggaaggagactCTACCCTCGCACGTTCCTGTGTGTAAACGCATCCCCACGCCCGTGCTCCAGCTGCAAGAGGGAAGCTGGGGCGGCACGGCGCTGCTCACCGAGGAAGGAGAGGGGCttgacatccccccccccccccgaccccatCACCCGTGCTGCCTCTGCTGGACTCGCTTCTCATCCCTCTCAGTGAGTGTTGGGTTATGGGGAGGGCAGCAGTTGTCAGGGGGTGTGCGAGAGGAGGGTCGCAGGGAGCGCATctgccctgggcagaggggctggcgCAGGGctgcccttcctctccccagcacGTCGCAACGTCTCCCGCCAGGGCAGGGCTCTGGGCTGAGCACTGAGCTCGTTGCTTGTGTCGAAAGTGTAAACTGTACAGCAATCAGCCTTGTGTATATGAACCAATAAATACTATGCAAACCCCTAGGGACACTCTTAGCAGTATGTACAAAGCACTAACAGCTCTGCTCCCAAATACCTCTTCAGGCTGCAGGACGGGCAAAAACCTTTGGAGTACGTGAGCAGCTCTGGTGAATGGAGCTGGGAGGCCACGGGAGTAAAAGGGCAGCAGACTGcccctgccctgtgcccccCTCCGGCTGAGCCtggtccctgcctggcctgaAGAGAGGGGCCCCCAGGCGCAGTCCCATAGGCCCGTCCGCGGTGCGAGCCCCAATTTGTGTCGGCTCCAGCTGGCGTGAAGCCGTAAGCCTGCGCTGAGGTGCTTGGGGCCCAGGGAGGCCGGGTAGCGAGACAGAGCACGGGATGCTTGTGCCACACACGGGGTCGCGCCTAGCTCTACTCAGCACAATATCTGCTCGGGAGACgagccaggagctggcaggagccgGCAGCCCCGCACCGCACGCCCCGTGCAAGGGCTTTGCGGGGTCCCCTGGCCTCCCTGCAAGGGCACAAATGAGGAGAGCTGGGTGACCCCGTGGATGCTGACCCTCGCAGGACCAATCCCGGAGACGTGGTAGGGGGGCTGCTCCCCTGGTGGCAGCGCTTTGGCCAGGTGAAAccccctgctgcagcagcctggtccccccccccccgggggccaGCTGCTCTAGCAGGAGGGCAGAGACGGGCAGAGCTGCCCGGGCAACTCCGGGGCGTGCGGGAGGGTGAATCCGCTACAGCGCTCAAGCAGGACGCAGGTAGTGGCAGTAGGTGCCGTGTCCCCGACTCTGTCCTTTACCTAACCGACGTGGGGGGCCCGGCCTTTGTAGCACAGTGGTGTGGGGGGGACCCCCCCTGCTCTTTCCCCTGGAGGTGGCCACGGAACTGTTCCGCGAGTTTGTTCTCTGCGGCCGCGTGCAGAACGAGCCCACCTCCAGGTTCGGGCCGTGGGATGGCGGCCCTGGCGGGGCAGCCCCTGTCTCGCGGCGGGCACGACTGCCGGGAAAGCCCCTGGCTCCCCTGCAGTCGGGAAAAAGCCtggctgcagcaaagcaaacgACCCAGCTTAGCCTTGGAGAGCAAAGCaaccccttccccaccccaaagTTGAGCCATCTAGGCACAGACTCTCCATCCATCACCCTCGCCGTGTACGATAACCTCCCCAGACCCACCGCGACAGCAGACTCCGTAGCATCACCGTAGAGTTGTGTGTGGGTCCTGTGCTTTGGCCTTGTATACGCCTTAGAGAATGTGCTGTGCTGCAACCGTGCCAGGCACCTGCAGTGACATTGCTTTGCGCTCAGATTGCTCGTAGGGCTGGTAGGGGGAGGCTGCACCCAACATCGAGCCTAGAGAATGCTGCAGTCTGCACACTAGAAGCTTTTTAGAAGTTTTAAAgattacttttatttcctttttttaattgttatggAAACAAGCCTTTTGGATCTCCCTGTCTTAGCCCCTGATGTATAGATCATTTCCCTGTACACCAGCTATCGGACTATGAATTAATAAAGAAACCAACACAGACCGCGTCTCgtctctgcttttccaagggCACGGGGAAGACTGAGCCTCCGGGGTGCACGGctgggggggcgtgggggggtcCCCCCTTGCCAGGAGGACACtcgcgggggggggctggcagcagtTTGTGCTCCGCCACTCACGGGGGAAAGCCACGAAGAACACGCGGACCCCCCGAGCAGACCCCGGGACCGATCCGGTGGCGAGCAAgcggccgcccggccggtgCCACCGAGCGGCCGGTCCTCcgagccctggggggggggggtgtccaagcccctggggggggtctcggagccccgggggggggtctcGGAGCCCCCGGTGCCCGGCGCTGTCCAGCGCCCGCCgcgtccccccgccgccgccgccgccaccggctTTCAAAGCGCAATTTGTCTGGGCCGGGCCAATCCCAAACTGGTCCTGCGACGCAGCCAATGGCAGCCGAAGCCTCGGCGAGCCGGCCAATGGGAGAGCCGCCTGCAGCCTGCCGGCCAATGGGAGCCCCGTATTCTAATGGCCCTCATCTTTATCAGAGAAATGTTGGCTCTTCCCAAGCCCAAGTTGAGTGTCCGGTGCTGGGGCCACCTCGGCGGGGTCAGCCAGGGCCGCCCCACCAGGCCCTGCCCGTGGCCGTCCTCCCACCAGGGGCCGtggacccccccccggccagCCTGCCAGGCTCCCCGGGGCCCGGTAGCCCCCCTCCGGGGCCGGCGGGTGATGGGTCGGCCGTCGCGGCGCCCGCGGGGAGCCGAGCTCTGAGGGTCGCCCAAGCGCCGGAGCCATGGACGCCAACCTGCCGGGCGCTTTCCTGCTCAACGGTCCCTCGCTGGGGCCCTTCCCCGAGGCCAAGGCGCCCGTCTGCCAGTACTCGGTGCAGAGCTCCTTCTACAAGCTGGGCCCCCCCGGGCTCGGCGCCCAGCTGGCCGCCGGCACCCCCCACGGCATCTCCGACATCCTCAGCCGGCCCGCGGCGACGCCGAACGGCGGCCTTCTCCCCGGCTATCCCCACGCGGGCGGATTTAACGGACTGAGCTCCCCGGGCGTCTATTACGGGCCCCAGGTGGGGACCCTCCCCAAGGCCGGCGGCGAGTACCTGCCGCGGGGCCGGAGCTGCTGGGCAGAGGCGGCCCCGGACTGGCGGGGCGGCCGGCAGTGCGGCGGCCGTAAGTACAGCGGGGCCGGGGAGagagggtgggtgggtgggtggcgGGTGGCGGGTGGGTGCCCCGCAGCCGCCCAGGCCGCGTCTTCTCCATCGCCCGGCGCGAGGCACGGCTGGGCACCCCGCGGGCTGCCCCGGGATGGTGGGAGCCAGAGGTGCTGGACCTCAACCTGCCACGGAGGTTTCGGCTCAAGAGCAGGGGCAGCTCCAATGGCAGGGATTAACTCTTTGCTTAGCCCCCCCAGGCAAGCCACAGCTTGTCCCGGCAAGGACAGGCAGAGCCCGCCGTCCCGCGGATCTCCCCGTCCCTCCGGCAGCTTCACTGGGGTCAGCGCCCAGCCCGGCTCGGGGCAGAGACAGGCAGGATGGCCGGAGAGCTGGCGGGGGGATCGCAGAGCACGTTGCTGCCGTGCCGGAGggtgggtgggctgggggcACCCGCTGTCCCGTGGGGAGCCCCAGGAGGCTCTGGGCCGGGGGCTGGGTGCAGCTGCTCGGCACCTGCAGCCGCGGtccccttcccacctctccAGGTGATGCCCTTGGAGCAGACGGGTCAGGCAGCTCGGCCATCCAGCTACGAGCCGACCGgctctgcctgccttcctgTCGTGCATCCTGCATGGCGTGGGGCACGGGGGCACGGTGTTCCCGGTGCCGCGTGCCTCTGGGGTCATGCGCTGCTGCTAACGACCCTTCCCCTCTCAGCACAACAAATTAGCGCTGTCCCCGAGCGGGAGATGCACGGCGCGGTTCTGGCTCTACGGGGCCCGCACAGAGGGCAGCTCAGCCCTCCTGGGATGGGGCTGAAGCCTTGAAGCCCGAATACGGTTTTAAGTTGGAGGGAAGCCAGCGTGGAGGGACTCTGTGGCTGCTGGCGGGCGCACCGCTGCCGTTTTTGGGAAGGGGAGAGCTGCCCAGAGCCGCACGCTGCAGGGAGCCCAGGCGCTcacctgccttcctcctcctctcccgcAGCCGCTGCTCACCTGGCCGACAGCATCCACAAGAAGAAGCACACGCGCCCAACCTTCACGGGGCACCAGATCTTCGCTCTGGAGAAGACTTTTGAGCAGACCAAGTACCTGGCGGGTCCGGAGAGAGCACGGCTGGCCTATTCCCTTGGCATGACCGAGTCCCAGGTGAAGGTGAGTGTCGGTCCCCGCGTGGCACGGGGCGCGTGGCGTGGCGGCTGCTAACCGAGCCGGGCCCGTGGGGCGGCAGGTCTGGTTCCAGAACCGACGGACCaaatggaggaagaagagcGCCCTGGAGCCCTCCTCGTCCTCGCAGCGGGCGGGGGGCTCTGGCGGAGAGCGGGCGGCCTCTGAGACCGAGGACGACGAGTACAACAAGCCCCTGGACCCAGACTCGGATGACGAGAAGATCCggctgctgctgaggaagcaTCGTGCGGCCTTCTCAGTGCTGGGCTTGGGCACGCACAGCGGCTGAGCACCGGCGCAGCCCACCCCTCTGGGTCTTGGGGTGCCCGGCCCGGCTGCCTGCTTCCTCCCAGGGGGGTgacacccccacccctgccACAGCAGATGCCCGGCTGTGGGGCCGGGGCGGCTGCTGCCCCCCTCCTGGTGGCTCCTGGCCAGGGATCACATCTtgcggggctgggagcagcatgCGTGGGCAGCGTCAGGCGCGGCCGTGCTGTCGGCATTGATGAAATAAAGGTCCCGGCCCCAGCCAAGTCCCAGCGCTTGCTTCGTGGGCGTGCGGTCCAGGGTGCCCTCATGAGGCTGGGCCGGAGAAGGGGCTGGGATGGCACGCATGGGGCAGGGTCTGTGTgccaggcaggggaaggggccgTGGCCGTGGTGCTGCGTGTGGGGCAGGAAGAGCCCACAGGAGCGATGCAGCCTTGGGGACATTTCCCAGGGTTTTCCCCAGTTTGGGTGTGTACCGGCAGCAAGAGGTGCTGGTTCAAAAGTCACTTGTTGGGGCCTCTTGTTGGAACCTCTTAGCAGCAAATAAATATCATTTATCTTAACGGTGTGAGTGAGAGCCCATTCACCTGTCAGGGCTGCAGGATTGATGTGGCGTCAATAGCCCCGGTGTGTTTGCCTGCCAGCCTGGTGGGCCCCTCAGTCCCGTGCAGCAGAAGCTGCGTGtacacacacgtgtgtgcacaTGGGTCTGCACGACCCCTGCTCTGGCTCCCCATGGCTCAGCCCTTGCACGCCGAGGGTGGGTGCCGCATCGGGCCATCTCTCCCCAGCCGCTCGGGATGCCAAAGGGACTCCTGCTGGCACGGGCACACTGCTGGGGGCCTGGCGAGCTCGACGGTTGTTCAGCTGAGAGGCAGCTAAGTGCCAGTCAGGTGTGAGCAAACAGCCTGGCTGTTCTTGGGAAGGAAATCGATAGGAGATAAGGTGCTGCCGGCCCATCATATAGTGATTAGGAGCGTGGCACAGGCACCGAGGAGGTGCTGGCGGCTGCAGCCCAAGCTGCCCTCCCCTGAAGCCACAGGCAGCATCTGAGGACAGGCTGGTGGCCGAGTCCATCCCTGGGGACTGCCAAAGCCCCCAAAACCCTGGGGCTTTGCAGCAGCCCCGAGCACCAGCCTTGCGGTGTGGAGCCGTGGTGTGGGGCTGCAGACTGTCACCGTGCCACCCATCTGCCCTGGCGCCCAGGGCCCACATTTGACTTCGAGTCCTCTCCAATCTGCCACTTTTCGCCacgtgctgggctgggggaactTTGCAAGGAGCCCTGACCGCTCGGCAGCACTTTCCCAGGGCTTGGGGAAGACTCGTCTCCCCCCAAAGCTCCCTGTCCAGCCCTGCAGCGAGCGTGGGGCTCGTAACGCTTCCCCCTCAGCCACGCAACCCCTCTGCTGCCTCGATGGGACAAATGCCAGCGGGTGGCAGAGCTGATGGACCCTTTGCAAGGACACGGGAGGCCAGGTCCCACGGGCAGCGCGGTGCACTGGGCTCGGtggtggctgtgtcccccaCGGGCCCCGGCCccgtggcagggctgggagagacACGTCACCGTCCATGGGCAGAGCCAGCGCTCGGCAGGAGCAGGCTCCGCGCGGCGGGAGAAGTGAGGGGCTGCTGTTGGGatatttttttgacattttctaaGCTGCCCAGCGTGGCTGACAATTTTTAATGTACTAACTGCCTGGTCCAGTGAGCTGATTAATTGGTGCTGTGGAGAtcaatacaaaacagaaaattaaaacaattttaaagtgATTAAGTAGTTTAACACCTGTCTGATGCCACGTCAGGGCTGGGAGACAAATAAAGCGGGTGGCAAAGGGCCTGCTGCAGTCGGGGAGAGTGACAAATCACAGCCGCAGCCTGGCTGCCCCGTGCATTCCCCGCAGCCGGACAGGTCCCCCGAGCAGTGGCCAAGGGCCaccctcctctcctgctgccgCGGTCCCGCTTCCCATGCACACGGCTCCAGCCGCTTGCCGCTGCGGCTCGCTGCAGCAGAGCGGTCCCCAGCCGGCGCTTGGGGTCTCGACAGGGTGCACGGAGCCCGGTCGACGGCGAGCGGCGACGCTGCCCTCCCCAAACCTGCCTTGTGCCCCGTGGCAGGGGGGTCTGCCTGGGTTtgggcagccctggggcatGCGGGCAGGTCTCCCGTCGAGTTTCGGCAGAGCTTGGGGCCAGCTGCTCCGGGGGCGTGTGGGTGCGAGCGCGGGCAGGGCGGCCTGGCAGGCAGATGGATAGCAGCTCCGCTTCAATTCTGCATCCCTTTTCTCCCAGACAAACCCCGTCGGATTTTCATAAATCAAAGCGCCACactgtttaataaaaatttattgaCTTACAAGTGATTATTTATCAAAAGGCCATTAATAGCGGCTCTGGGAATGATGTGCTACTGGGTGGTGCGTGGAGACTAATAGCAAATCAATGCCAGCATCCGGGCAGAATGCATATGAGGGCCCCTGGCCCCAGCGGGCTGCATGGCTGCTGCAGCCGGAGCCAGCAGCCCCTACCCCGTGGGCCGCCCAGTGCTCCCCCCCGTTATTTATCGCTTACAAATGAAATGATCGATACTTTTAATCTAGAGCTAAATTTATTAACTTTCTCATCGGAGGGAGACATATTGACTGGGGGCATGGGAAGGGGGAGCCGAGGAAAGATGGATGCGTGCCTCCTAACCTGTCcagccagctccctgcctgctgcggAGCATCccggcagcagcagggctgctggggctggtccCTCAAGCACGGTGCGGTGGTTGGAggtcctgcagggctggggaagcGGGGAGAGCTCCTGCACAGCACCACGGCATCTCTGACAAGGGCTGGGGGAGCGAGCTGTGGGCAGAAGACTTGTGGGCACCCACAACCAGTTCTGAGCACCCGGGAATGTGGGgaggtgctgctgcaggcaccGGAGAACGTGAGGACTGCCCCGGGGAGATCACCACCCACACTTGCAGGGGCTGTGAAGGCATGTTTGCATGGTCCAAAGGTGatgctgtgcccccccccccccagccccaagaCAACAGTTCTGGGTGCACAGccctggaggagaggaagggtgTGGGTGAGTGCTCGAGAgcatgctgctggctggggaaaGGCGAAGGAGAGCCTGGAGACCCTGCCCAGGCAGCGATGCCCACgtccccagcccagggctgtgtccccagctgcagctcagcacctggggaaggggcacccacagcacccagcgAGCGTGGCACTGCCTGGGCACCCCACGGCTCTCCGGGGCCAGGGCACATCCCCCAGAGTTGGCCAGACCATGGCACAGTGTGGGGTGGGGTGATCCTTAGTCCAAACGGTCCCCTGAGCAAGGGAAAAGCTTTGCAAGCCTTGGGGACAGAGCAGCAAAGCTCAGGCAGGCAAAGCTGGGGCTGGATCAGGCCATCACCCCTGGCCAGAGGCTGCCACGGAGGTCAGCAGTAGCTTTTTCGGCAAGCAGGTGACTCAAGAAGGAACTGGAGCAAATACAGTTTGTAAAATGTTATGATTAAATGGTATAGGCAAGTACTGCAGGGTAACACACACCTGCTTGGTAACTGAAGCTTAACCATGCTACAGGTTAACGCCCACAACGCATGTGCTATACCCAGCATTTCTTATACAACTAAAAGCTGATGGTCAAAAACTCTGCACAAATGTAACAACTGGTAGGGAGGTAAGGGTTgcgctttgcttttctttcttttttttttttaaagtaggaaaGCAAGAGCCCTATCGGTTAACAGACACGGATGGAGCATTGATGAACTGGTGTTAGGAGCTGTACCTAGTAAGTTGGGTAAAACAAGTAAACCAAAATGCTGGTGAATAGACCCTTAATGCCATAATAAACTCCTAATGAAGGAGGGATCCTAGCCTGGGTGATGGAGATACCTATTAGTAACAAGCAGTTGTTTTGTCTTCTATCAGTAGCACAGGATGTTGTTAACTATCTCCTACGTGgcttcagctgcttttgttttgttatcatcttaggtgaaaggaaaagacactaggctttgcttctttttcttccccccctccccagatcAATTGCCACAGCTGAAGTTGGGCAGAAGAGAAGAATATGAAATTGGGGTAACAGTGAAAAGCATAGGGCCAATAAGGGTGTCTCCATCACCAAACAAGAACAGCCTGGCTTCTCCTGGTGAGGCTGGATGGTAATGGTGATCACGTCTAACAAATCACTGATAATTGAATGCAATGTTTGTGTAGGTAAcgtgtctctgtgtgtatatttataaaGGATCGTATTTTGAGCACTACAAGAAGCAAAGGTAAATCAATTCAGTATAGAAATATTTCCCATAACTGTACCTTAATAGATCATATGCTATTAAGTGTAGCTTTACATCACTGTAAGGAAGACTGTCCCCTCTCAGGTATTGTACTGGAAACACTTTAGTTTATTTGTACTTAAGTTGATGGTCCTGGGGTAGGTGGAAAATAGCACACAGTGGAAAATGGGGTTCCTCAACTACAAGGACAAGTTGTGCATACCCTGCTTGCACATTATCTGTGCACAGGTAGAGACGACCTAACTGACCCAAAAGAAGGGTTTTGAAGCCACTAACAATGCAAAGCAGGGAGGTCGCACAGAACTGAATAATGTAGGTGAGGATATGTGCATTATGTCTCCTGGGAAAGGTTAGGGGAGTTTCTGGACTctgttactttcttttctgtgtctttctttCTTGATATAACCATGTTTTACCCACATAAAAACAAGCAGGAAGTAAACTACCTTGAATCCATGTTGGTAGCTAGTGCAGGGAAATTCAAATCTAAGGACACTTACACAGAATAGCTGTCCTGATCTGGGGGTAGTAGATGCCCTCCCCCAACAAACACCACTCAGGGTACAAAGGAGGCACTTAAGTATTGCCTTCTCTAGCGTTCCAGAAAACGCAAGCTTCTGCAGGTAGCAACAAAACAGGATTTGCTTATTAAGAGCAGGCAGAGGACCCAATGAAAGTGCTAAAATTTGTAGGAACATAAGGATAATTGGAAAGTTCATGGGACGAATGCTCAAATGCAAGTTGTTTTATGGAATAATATACTTGCAGAGCTGAAAGGGAAAGGAGTACCACCTCTAGCACAAGATTTCACTTTCCTTGCAACGAGCTGGGATTATGTATGTGCGTGTTGGTGCACAACAAGATCAGATCCCACCATTTCCCTCACTAGACATTTGAAAGGGGATCTCCTGCCCCGGCCACAGAGTCTCAGATTCTCCCACCCGCACTGGGCTCCCACCATAGCACGTAGCAATTCCTCAAGAGCCCCATCTGCCACACGAGTAACAACTGCCTGGCAACTTGCAGTTCCAGGGGATAGCGGGAGGCTTCCAAGTAGGATGATCCTCACCGCTTGAGGAACCCCAGCAAAGAGACTGTTACTCAGATGCTGGAGAAGCAATGGTCTGGGTCAGGCTATGGCAGAAGGgtggcaaaaggaaaaggaaaggtttcTCCTTCCAGAGGCAAAGCTGGAAACGGCCCGAGAGACCACATACTGCTCCTAAGGGGTTTGTGCTGCAGACGTGAGAGGCACAGGCTCATGAAGACTCCCTTGGTTGTCAAGGCAGCTAATTTCAGT
This Buteo buteo chromosome 12, bButBut1.hap1.1, whole genome shotgun sequence DNA region includes the following protein-coding sequences:
- the ANK1 gene encoding ankyrin-1 isoform X9; this encodes MWAFLAQLLIALVLLAFFLVSCQNVMHIVRGSVRFLLKHAHRELDKELGESQGLADDEEALSTRVVRRRVLVKGNEVLHLPGQQVTEEQFTDDQGNIITKKVIRKVVHQLGPGDADDRQEQEELMLEGSLQEPQDLEAEDDHFMKYSILHRDGLGAKEEVRVRVPKPEVSGGRMGAQIVKRASLKRGKQ
- the NKX6-3 gene encoding homeobox protein Nkx-6.3; protein product: MDANLPGAFLLNGPSLGPFPEAKAPVCQYSVQSSFYKLGPPGLGAQLAAGTPHGISDILSRPAATPNGGLLPGYPHAGGFNGLSSPGVYYGPQVGTLPKAGGEYLPRGRSCWAEAAPDWRGGRQCGGPAAHLADSIHKKKHTRPTFTGHQIFALEKTFEQTKYLAGPERARLAYSLGMTESQVKVWFQNRRTKWRKKSALEPSSSSQRAGGSGGERAASETEDDEYNKPLDPDSDDEKIRLLLRKHRAAFSVLGLGTHSG